A single Natranaerobius thermophilus JW/NM-WN-LF DNA region contains:
- the alr gene encoding alanine racemase, translating to MSESIPVRPTFSEINLDNLSYNFNRIREHVNNKKIMGIIKADGYGHGAVEIAEELLNQGVDYLGVAILDEAVELRKAGIAAPILILGYTPVEHVDVCLKYGITPTIYTYEMAEALSQTARKMGKTAFVHVKIDTGMGRIGIAPENSAEFVKNISKLPSLEVEGVFTHFSVADEEDKTYTQQQINSFEKALKMLEDEGIEIPLKHAANSPATIDLPDAYFDMVRVGLALFGLYPSPHMKEKISLKPVMSLKTQVSHVKQVPKGTSISYGRKFITEDESIIGTLPVGYADGFTRLLSNIGEVIVNGKRVPIVGAICMDQCMFLGDDVPEIGIGDEVVIIGEQDGTQITVEDIADKLGTINYEIVTMVDKRVPRLYLKNGKLIKKKSLNSKMY from the coding sequence ATGTCTGAATCTATTCCTGTAAGACCGACTTTTTCTGAAATTAACTTGGACAATCTTTCTTATAACTTTAATCGGATAAGAGAGCATGTGAACAATAAAAAAATCATGGGTATCATTAAAGCTGATGGTTATGGTCATGGAGCTGTTGAAATTGCCGAAGAACTATTGAATCAAGGTGTAGATTATTTAGGTGTAGCTATTTTAGACGAAGCTGTGGAACTAAGGAAAGCAGGAATCGCTGCTCCTATTTTAATTCTTGGCTATACACCTGTAGAGCATGTTGATGTATGTTTGAAATATGGTATCACTCCCACAATTTATACCTATGAAATGGCAGAAGCCCTTTCTCAAACCGCTAGAAAAATGGGGAAAACTGCCTTTGTTCACGTAAAAATTGATACAGGCATGGGTCGGATAGGAATAGCTCCAGAAAATAGTGCTGAGTTTGTCAAAAATATTAGCAAATTGCCATCCTTAGAAGTGGAAGGTGTTTTCACGCATTTTTCAGTAGCAGATGAGGAAGATAAGACTTATACACAACAGCAAATCAATAGCTTTGAAAAAGCCTTAAAGATGTTAGAAGATGAAGGTATTGAAATTCCTCTAAAACATGCTGCTAACAGTCCTGCTACTATTGACTTGCCAGATGCATATTTTGATATGGTTAGGGTTGGACTAGCCTTATTCGGTTTATATCCTTCTCCGCACATGAAGGAAAAAATTTCACTAAAACCAGTAATGAGTCTTAAAACTCAAGTATCCCATGTGAAACAAGTTCCCAAGGGAACTTCTATAAGTTATGGTAGGAAGTTTATTACTGAAGATGAAAGTATTATTGGCACATTACCAGTTGGTTATGCAGATGGCTTTACACGATTACTATCTAATATAGGTGAAGTCATAGTTAATGGTAAAAGAGTGCCCATTGTAGGAGCCATATGTATGGACCAATGCATGTTCCTAGGTGACGATGTACCGGAGATTGGAATCGGAGATGAAGTAGTTATTATTGGTGAACAAGATGGTACTCAAATTACAGTTGAGGATATAGCTGATAAACTAGGAACTATCAACTATGAAATAGTTACTATGGTGGACAAACGAGTGCCACGTTTATATCTAAAAAATGGCAAATTAATCAAAAAGAAATCTTTAAATAGCAAAATGTATTAG
- a CDS encoding ribbon-helix-helix protein, CopG family: MISLPENLLEEIDGIVSNEQCSRSEFVRKAMRLYIEERRKREIRERMQKGYQEMASINLEIANEALEAENEANQLAEDIVSGV; encoded by the coding sequence ATGATAAGTTTACCAGAAAATCTACTAGAAGAGATCGACGGTATTGTTTCTAATGAACAATGCAGTCGAAGTGAATTTGTCAGAAAAGCTATGCGCTTGTATATAGAGGAGAGGAGAAAAAGAGAAATTCGTGAGAGGATGCAAAAGGGTTATCAAGAGATGGCCTCAATCAATTTGGAGATAGCTAATGAAGCACTGGAGGCTGAGAATGAAGCTAATCAATTAGCAGAAGATATAGTTAGTGGAGTGTGA
- a CDS encoding type II toxin-antitoxin system PemK/MazF family toxin, with protein sequence MNIKRGDIYYADLSPVIGSEQGGVRPVLVVQNDIGNKYSPTVIVVAITSQIQKAKLPTHVEITAEDYNLDKNSVVLTEQLRTIDKQRLKEKITHIDKELMNKISEAIKISLGLIEF encoded by the coding sequence GTGAATATAAAACGTGGAGATATATATTATGCAGACCTAAGCCCTGTGATCGGTTCAGAACAGGGTGGAGTCAGACCAGTTTTAGTAGTACAAAATGATATCGGTAACAAGTACAGCCCCACTGTAATCGTAGTAGCAATCACTTCTCAAATTCAAAAAGCTAAACTTCCGACCCATGTAGAAATAACCGCTGAAGATTATAATTTAGATAAAAATTCAGTTGTATTGACTGAACAACTTCGCACAATCGATAAACAGCGGTTAAAAGAAAAAATCACCCATATTGATAAAGAATTAATGAATAAAATAAGTGAAGCAATTAAGATCAGTCTTGGATTAATAGAATTCTAA